The Thalassotalea piscium sequence AACTTAAGTAGTGCATCACTTCGTTTACTCGACGTGTTAAACTCTTTTACTACAACTTCAAATTCAGCTTTCGATTGATCTAGCTCACCCTTATTAAATAAGAGTTGTCCTAACCAATAATGCGCATTTGCTGCATAGGTTGAATTTGGGAAACGTTGGTTAAAAGCTTTAAATTCAGGAATAGCCTGATCGTAGTTTTTATCTTTTAGTACAAGATTTACTGCGCGATCATACGCCTCATTTTCTGTCAGGTTAGTACTATAGCTCACGGCCTCTTTACTAGGCGCTGAGATTGAACTTGGAACACTATTAGCAGGCTTTAATGCTTGGCTAACTCTGCGATCTAACTCTTGATAGAGTTCACGCTGACGCTCTAATATCTGTGACAATTGGTGAGTGTGTAATTCGGTAATTCCACGAAGTTCATTCACTTCATTTTGCAATTCATCAAGCTGACGTTGAACATTCACTTGTGCCCTATTACGGGTATCAAGCTTGCGTTCAAGTGTAGTTAATTGCTCTGAAATTGATTGCGAATGTGACGATTTGTTATTGCTAACGTCAATTACTGGAGCGGGCTCAGCTGCTATTACCCCGTAGGTAATAGCAGCTGAAGCAACGCTTAATAAAACTTTAGATAGTTTCATTTAACGCCCTAATTAATATACTAAAACAGCGCGACGGTTTTTAGCAAAAGCACTTTCGCTACGATCTTTAACCATAGGCTTTTCTTCACCGTAACTAACAACACTTAACTGTGAAGGTGAAACACCCATATTTTCTAAATAAGTAACTACTGATTTAGCTCTGCGTTCACCTAATGCGATGTTATAATCAGGCGTACCACGTTCATCTGCATGACCTTCAATTAATACAGATACATTAGTATTTTCATTTAAGAATTTAGCATGTGCATCTAATACTTCTGAAAATTGCCCACTTACCGTTGATTTATCAAAGCCAAAATAAACGATATGCTCAGAGCGTAATCTGTCTAGCTCTTGACGCTTTTGCTCTTCAATTTCTGCAGCGCGCTGTGCTGCTGCAACTTGCACGTTATCTTGTGTACTTGTGCTAGTTTGAGTTTGAGCGTTTGTATCCACTTGACTTTGTGCGTCAGTTTCAGAGTTTGAACTACAGGCTGCTAATGTCATCATTGGTAATGCAATAGCTAGAGCTTTCATTGTTTTATTTAAGCGCATTGCTTTTTCCTTATTGTTTCTACAATTTTAAAATCTATATTATAAAAATGGCGACCAAGCTGGTGCTTTTACTTGCCCATTAAGTGCAGGTAAGCGTGCTTTGAATCGTCCATCCACCGAAACTAACCCTAGTACTTGGCGTTTGTTGTGCAAAGTACTATAAATAATCATACCGCCATTAGGCGCTATACTTGGCGACTCATCTAAGCGAGTTTTCGTTAAGACTTGAAACACTCCAGAATCTAACTCTAGCTTAGCAAGATGATAATTACCTCTTGTGCGGTTAACCATCACAAGTTCACGACCATCAGGTGTTAATGAGCCACCTAAATTCATTTCTCCGTCAAAAGTCAAACGTCTTTTTTTGCCGTCAACTAAATTTACGCGATATAGCTGCGCTTTTCCACCCCGTTCTGAACTAAATATCAATGATTTACCGTCAGGTGCCCAACTAGGCTCTGTATCTATAGCTCTATGTCGTGTTATTCGACGTAATTTTTTACTCGCTACGTCCATCACATAAAGTTCAGGGTTACCATCCTTAGAGAGTACCATCGCTAAACTTTTACCGTCTGGCGACCATTTAGGTGCACTATTAATTCCTTTAAAAGAGCTTATC is a genomic window containing:
- the ybgF gene encoding tol-pal system protein YbgF, producing MKLSKVLLSVASAAITYGVIAAEPAPVIDVSNNKSSHSQSISEQLTTLERKLDTRNRAQVNVQRQLDELQNEVNELRGITELHTHQLSQILERQRELYQELDRRVSQALKPANSVPSSISAPSKEAVSYSTNLTENEAYDRAVNLVLKDKNYDQAIPEFKAFNQRFPNSTYAANAHYWLGQLLFNKGELDQSKAEFEVVVKEFNTSSKRSDALLKLAMVEQKQNNTTKAAQLYRQLISEYPDSSAAKLAAPRLSAIN
- the pal gene encoding peptidoglycan-associated lipoprotein Pal translates to MRLNKTMKALAIALPMMTLAACSSNSETDAQSQVDTNAQTQTSTSTQDNVQVAAAQRAAEIEEQKRQELDRLRSEHIVYFGFDKSTVSGQFSEVLDAHAKFLNENTNVSVLIEGHADERGTPDYNIALGERRAKSVVTYLENMGVSPSQLSVVSYGEEKPMVKDRSESAFAKNRRAVLVY